Proteins encoded within one genomic window of Lentimicrobiaceae bacterium:
- a CDS encoding ABC transporter ATP-binding protein, which yields MSLNKYFQKRFALSPEGATSFISGVVLSTLQNIVLMLPAMFMFIFLMEYLATSGKPHGFWFYALLGLAFLLVIYLVTYFQYKSTYINVYKESAKRRIGLAEKLRKLPLAFFGEKNLSDLTNTIMEDNSALEQIFSHAVPQLFASFISITLVGVGLFFYQWQLALALLWVVPIALLFVLISRRLMKKTFVENYHVKRGVSESIQAAIENVQEIKSYNGEVAYMSGFETQIKGYEKSLMKTEFASGILLNISYILLKLGLPTVIIAGAYLLATGSVSLITYLVFLLISGIFYNPINEVLNNMAILSYLDVRLDRMREMEQMPVQEGKTEYSVKNYDIVFDKVSFAYEENKQVLRNVSFTARQGEVTALVGPSGGGKSTSVKLAARFWDIDKGTITLGGEDISQIDPEALLKNYSVVFQDVVLFNASVAENIRIGRKDASDEDIRRVARLAQCEEFIERLPNGYDTLLGENGETLSGGERQRISIARALLKDTPIVLLDEATASLDVENETKIQAGISELIKNKTVLIIAHRMRTVANAHKIVVLKDGTVVEQGKPTDLMEQKGEFAKMVERQSNNK from the coding sequence ATGTCACTCAATAAATATTTTCAAAAACGATTTGCTCTCTCGCCGGAAGGTGCAACTTCGTTTATAAGCGGAGTAGTTTTATCTACGCTACAAAACATCGTGCTGATGTTACCGGCTATGTTTATGTTTATTTTCCTGATGGAATACCTTGCTACGAGCGGTAAGCCGCACGGATTTTGGTTTTACGCTCTTTTGGGATTGGCTTTTCTGTTGGTAATCTATCTTGTTACCTATTTTCAATACAAAAGTACCTATATCAATGTATATAAAGAGAGTGCAAAACGGAGAATAGGTCTTGCGGAAAAACTGCGCAAACTGCCGCTGGCGTTTTTTGGCGAGAAAAATCTTTCTGACCTTACCAATACGATTATGGAAGATAACAGTGCTTTAGAGCAGATATTTTCGCACGCTGTACCACAACTGTTTGCATCATTTATCAGCATAACATTAGTGGGTGTTGGACTATTCTTTTATCAATGGCAGTTAGCTTTGGCGTTGCTTTGGGTAGTTCCGATTGCCTTGTTGTTTGTGCTGATTTCGAGACGATTGATGAAGAAAACATTTGTCGAAAACTATCACGTTAAACGCGGTGTAAGCGAAAGTATTCAGGCAGCTATCGAAAACGTGCAAGAGATAAAGTCGTACAATGGCGAAGTTGCTTATATGAGCGGATTTGAAACTCAAATCAAAGGCTACGAAAAGAGTTTGATGAAAACCGAATTTGCATCAGGCATTTTGCTGAACATCTCGTATATTTTGCTGAAATTGGGATTGCCTACGGTAATCATAGCGGGAGCTTATCTCTTGGCAACGGGCAGCGTTTCATTGATAACTTATTTGGTGTTTTTACTTATTTCGGGCATTTTTTACAATCCTATAAACGAAGTGCTTAACAATATGGCTATTCTCAGCTATTTGGATGTGCGTTTAGACCGTATGCGTGAAATGGAGCAGATGCCTGTGCAGGAAGGAAAAACAGAATACTCGGTAAAAAATTACGATATTGTTTTCGATAAAGTATCGTTTGCATACGAAGAAAATAAACAGGTCCTTCGCAACGTGTCGTTTACTGCTCGTCAGGGCGAAGTTACAGCTTTGGTCGGACCTTCGGGTGGTGGGAAAAGTACATCGGTAAAACTTGCAGCAAGGTTTTGGGATATTGATAAAGGCACGATAACGCTCGGCGGAGAAGATATTTCGCAGATTGACCCGGAAGCTCTGCTTAAAAACTACTCGGTGGTATTTCAAGATGTGGTGCTGTTTAATGCGTCTGTTGCCGAAAATATCCGTATCGGGCGCAAAGATGCGTCAGACGAGGATATAAGGCGGGTGGCTCGTTTAGCTCAGTGTGAGGAATTTATCGAACGATTACCAAATGGCTACGATACACTTTTGGGCGAAAACGGCGAAACACTTTCGGGTGGCGAACGTCAGCGTATTTCTATTGCTCGTGCATTGCTCAAAGATACACCTATCGTGCTGTTAGACGAAGCCACCGCAAGCCTTGACGTGGAAAACGAAACCAAAATTCAAGCCGGAATTTCGGAACTGATAAAAAATAAAACCGTGCTTATCATCGCTCACCGTATGCGTACCGTTGCTAATGCTCACAAGATAGTTGTGTTGAAAGATGGCACTGTTGTCGAACAGGGTAAGCCGACTGATTTGATGGAGCAAAAAGGGGAGTTTGCGAAAATGGTAGAGAGGCA
- a CDS encoding four helix bundle protein has translation MKFKFEKLTIWQKAMTFGEEIHHLACSFPREELFNLSSQIKRAADSIALNISEGAIGQTNPEFQRFMSYAIRSMAEVVTCLHKAKLREYMTDEMFEHLYNESFNLMNMMIAFKKSIK, from the coding sequence ATGAAGTTTAAATTTGAAAAACTCACTATTTGGCAAAAGGCTATGACCTTTGGCGAGGAAATCCATCATCTTGCTTGTTCGTTTCCGCGAGAGGAACTGTTTAATCTTTCTTCTCAGATTAAACGTGCAGCCGACAGTATCGCTTTGAACATATCCGAAGGTGCTATTGGACAGACAAATCCAGAATTTCAAAGATTTATGAGCTATGCAATTCGTTCTATGGCAGAAGTTGTTACCTGTCTTCACAAGGCTAAACTTCGAGAATATATGACTGATGAAATGTTTGAACATCTTTATAATGAGTCTTTTAATTTGATGAATATGATGATTGCCTTTAAAAAGAGCATTAAGTAG
- a CDS encoding ABC transporter ATP-binding protein — protein MNTLKRFKIYMGKRKILLPISLVLSALNGLLALVPAVLVWFIVRTLILSDGSPEGTAVNQYAWWAFAAAVFSVLLYFVVLMLSHLAAFRVECNLRTTAVNRLLRMPLGFFDSKASGRIRKIIDDDAGNTHTFLAHILPDLAASIVSPVLVFVLLFVFDWRMGVACLIPIGITVVIMRYMMDSESNHFMKDYLTAQEQMSAEAVEYVRGIPVVKVFQQTVFSFRRFYDSIIRYRDLVIPYTLTWRNPMSIYTAVINGFAFFLIPLAVLLIGRGGELSVVVSDLLFYLLITPIIGANVMKIMYLQNNLFLAGEALTRIENITSTPPLPEAAQTQSIKKHDIEFDNVRFSYPEATIFAVDGVSFHIPQGSTYALVGQSGGGKTTIARLIPRFWDVAEGCVKIGGEDVRDIAKEELMENVSFVFQNSKLFKTTILENITYGKPDSSPAEIKRAIDLSQSREIINRLPNGLLTKIGVDGTYLSGGEQQRIVLARAFLKDAPIVVLDEATAFADPENEHLIQQALSELMKGKTVLMIAHRLTTVQDADKILVIDKGKIAEQGTHSELIAKNGIYSSMWDEYQKAVAWTF, from the coding sequence ATGAATACATTAAAACGTTTTAAAATCTATATGGGGAAGCGAAAAATCCTGCTTCCCATATCGTTGGTGCTATCGGCTCTTAATGGGCTGTTAGCCTTAGTGCCAGCAGTTTTAGTCTGGTTTATCGTTCGTACGCTTATACTTAGCGACGGTTCACCGGAAGGTACTGCTGTGAATCAATATGCTTGGTGGGCATTTGCCGCGGCAGTATTCAGTGTTTTACTTTACTTCGTGGTACTGATGTTGTCGCACTTGGCAGCGTTTCGGGTAGAGTGCAACCTGCGAACAACAGCTGTCAATCGATTGCTGCGTATGCCGTTAGGCTTTTTCGACAGCAAGGCGAGCGGGCGAATACGCAAAATCATCGACGACGATGCAGGAAACACGCACACCTTCTTGGCACATATACTGCCTGATTTGGCGGCAAGCATCGTTTCGCCTGTGTTGGTATTTGTATTGCTTTTCGTTTTCGATTGGCGAATGGGCGTAGCTTGTTTAATTCCTATCGGAATTACAGTTGTGATTATGAGATATATGATGGACTCTGAAAGCAATCATTTTATGAAAGATTATCTTACCGCACAGGAACAGATGAGTGCCGAAGCGGTGGAATATGTGCGGGGAATTCCGGTGGTAAAAGTGTTTCAACAAACGGTTTTCTCTTTTCGCAGATTTTACGACAGTATTATCCGTTATCGAGATTTGGTAATCCCTTACACGCTCACGTGGCGTAACCCAATGAGTATTTACACCGCTGTAATCAACGGCTTCGCCTTTTTTCTCATTCCTCTTGCTGTCTTGCTTATTGGGCGGGGTGGCGAGTTATCGGTAGTTGTAAGCGACTTATTGTTTTATCTGCTTATTACGCCAATTATCGGTGCTAATGTTATGAAAATAATGTACTTGCAAAACAACCTGTTTTTGGCGGGCGAAGCACTGACGCGTATCGAGAATATCACTTCAACGCCACCACTACCCGAAGCAGCTCAAACGCAATCCATTAAAAAACACGATATCGAATTTGATAACGTGCGATTTTCTTATCCCGAAGCTACCATCTTTGCCGTGGACGGTGTATCGTTTCATATTCCGCAAGGCAGCACCTATGCTTTGGTGGGACAATCGGGCGGGGGAAAGACCACCATTGCTCGACTTATCCCACGTTTCTGGGACGTGGCGGAAGGTTGCGTTAAAATCGGTGGCGAAGATGTAAGAGATATCGCCAAAGAAGAGTTGATGGAGAACGTGTCGTTCGTGTTTCAAAACAGTAAACTGTTTAAGACTACGATTTTAGAAAATATCACTTACGGCAAGCCTGATTCATCGCCTGCCGAAATTAAACGAGCTATTGACCTGTCGCAAAGTCGTGAAATTATCAATCGCCTGCCTAATGGATTGCTCACCAAAATCGGTGTGGACGGCACTTATCTTTCCGGTGGCGAGCAACAACGAATTGTGTTGGCACGGGCATTTCTAAAAGATGCGCCTATCGTGGTGTTAGACGAAGCCACCGCTTTTGCCGACCCTGAGAATGAACACCTTATTCAACAAGCCTTGAGTGAGTTGATGAAAGGAAAAACCGTGCTGATGATTGCACACCGTCTGACTACTGTACAGGATGCGGATAAAATTTTGGTAATAGATAAAGGCAAAATTGCCGAACAAGGCACTCATTCGGAATTAATTGCTAAAAATGGAATATACAGCTCTATGTGGGATGAGTATCAAAAGGCAGTTGCGTGGACGTTTTGA
- a CDS encoding class I SAM-dependent methyltransferase: MASEKIHIAKNSVQETLIIPLYGRKMCSEKFPELYTDIYAKRLCDRLDYDFSELEKKNKSFLYEFGSLEAAMRQLDIMWEIKEYLKKHPKATIVNLGCGLDDTGKACDNGLCHIVNVDFPDVISVRKQLIIEQEREKSVACDLKDYSWMEEVDGSNGIIFFAAGVFHYFRRSEVKSLVLELSKRYPKGCLVFDSVGKLGLKLMMSKAIKNMGISDVEGLFYVNNPKKELNWSKKIKVTSKGYMLGYYDMKSPGIRFSHRLFARIGDKMMKMSINRMEFE, translated from the coding sequence ATGGCATCAGAAAAAATACACATAGCAAAAAACAGTGTTCAGGAAACTTTAATAATCCCACTATATGGACGAAAAATGTGTTCCGAAAAATTCCCTGAACTTTATACCGATATTTATGCAAAGAGATTATGTGATAGGCTTGACTACGATTTTTCAGAGCTAGAGAAAAAGAACAAATCGTTTTTGTATGAATTTGGTTCTCTCGAAGCAGCAATGCGGCAATTAGATATAATGTGGGAGATTAAAGAGTATTTAAAAAAGCATCCAAAAGCAACGATTGTAAATCTTGGCTGCGGATTGGACGATACAGGCAAAGCCTGCGACAACGGACTTTGTCATATCGTAAATGTCGATTTCCCCGATGTTATATCGGTTCGCAAACAATTGATTATTGAACAGGAGAGAGAAAAAAGTGTTGCTTGCGATTTAAAAGATTATTCGTGGATGGAAGAAGTTGACGGTTCTAACGGAATTATTTTCTTCGCAGCCGGCGTGTTTCATTATTTTAGAAGAAGCGAAGTAAAGTCCTTAGTATTAGAACTTTCGAAAAGGTATCCGAAAGGTTGTTTGGTGTTCGATAGTGTTGGAAAACTCGGTTTAAAGCTGATGATGTCGAAAGCTATAAAAAATATGGGCATTAGCGATGTAGAGGGTTTATTTTACGTGAATAATCCCAAAAAGGAATTGAATTGGTCAAAGAAAATAAAGGTTACCTCAAAGGGCTATATGTTGGGTTATTATGATATGAAAAGTCCAGGTATTCGTTTTTCGCATCGTTTGTTTGCAAGGATTGGCGATAAAATGATGAAGATGTCGATAAACAGAATGGAGTTTGAATGA